The sequence ATCGACCAATTGAGTCAGATAGATGCACGTTCTGGTCGATTCTTACGGGCATGTCTCTGGCTGATCCACGCCCAATATCTGGCACTCCAGGGTCAGTACGAACAGGCGATGGCAACACTCCGCCGTGTAAACCGTATCTGTAAGCCGGTTCCCAGCAACACGCCGCCACAACCTATGATCACCGATCTGATGACGCTTGGAAGCCTCTCCGCCCAGAGTTATGAATTGCAAGGCTGGATACTCATTGAGACTGGTGATTTCCGACGGGCAAAGAAGTGCTTCCAGCGAGCAGTCCAACAGGCGCGAAGCGTGAATGACCGGATCGTGGAAAATCGCGCCCAGATTGGGTTGTGTCACACGATGATCATGAATGCACAATACGATGCTGTCGAGCACCGGATACAACGAGCGATTCACATTGCCCGCTCAATCAGCGATCGGTATGGGCAAGTGCTCGGATTACGCACTCAGGCGTTTCTGCATCTCAACCGACACGATGTCAATGCAGCGCATCGTGCCATCTGGCAAGCTATCGCCATTGCAAACAGTTCACGAATAGGCGTTCTTGAAATCGTCTTGCTGAATCAGCTTGAAAAGCTGGCCCGGGCGATGCAGTAAGGTTATCTAAGAGCATGATCAAAAACCTAAACTTTTGATGAGACTCGATAATAGCATCTTCAAACGTTGGCAGGTAACACAGGCGTCCCCTCGACGCGCTGAAACAGGGTTGCGACGGTTTTAGCCTAGTGCTGCGGAGCACGCTTGGCGCTCCTCACCTTCCCCTCGCCCTCTTCTTCCTCTCCCCTTTTGGAAGAGGAAGGGGAACGTGGGGTAGCTGGAGCGAAGGAATGTGGGCAACCCATCACGCAACGGTCGCACGGGTACGGTATGTGCCCGATGAGAAATCTGGGTTTTTGTTCAGGCTCTAAGATGGTGAATGACGACCAAGGAGAACACCTATAGTCCACCGCACAACGGTAATACAAGACCGGTATACTGATGCAGAGCCAGATTACGGAAAAAACGCTCGCCACCAGCGTTGCCAGTTGGGTGCTGGCGATGGGAGCGGCGCAGGTGTCGGTACAACTTGTGGTGTTGATAGTGGTGCTAAGGTTGGCACTCGTTCAGGGACAATCACAATATCGCCTTCACGAACCAGACCAAGATTACGTGCCCACGCTTCAGTGGCTGCATCCGACTGTTCATATTCTAACTGCGCCCTCAAGGCCTTCGTCGTCGCCTGTAGTGCCTGCATCTCGACCTGCGCGGTTGCCAGTTCGCGCTCAAGCGCCCGAGCAATGATAATCTGATTGACCAGATTAGCGGTAATGCTTCCAATCATCACCAGCAAGACTCCCATGATCGCCAGTGAAGCCAGTGTGCGACTGCCACCGGGAAAGGTTGTCTTCAACCAGCGCCGCATCCGACCACGAAACGTGGCCCAGATCCGTCGCCAGGCAGTGAATGAATATGGCTGTTTTGGTGAAGAACGATAACGAGGCATAAGAATAAACACTTGCATCAAGTAGCAATGTGTCTACCTGTGCAAGTACCCATCGCTCTACACGATGCGGTTATCGCGATTCTGCGGTTGAGCGTGGTGGTTCGAGCAACAACGGCTCTTCTATATTCGTCGTCATCGAACTCTGGCCGCGGAAGAGACCACCCGGTTCAATGTGCAGCGCAGCCGTCGTAATATCACCCCACACCTTACCGGTTGGTGAGATTTCCAACTGCTCGAGCGCCGTAATTTGTCCTTTTACCGCACCCGATACATGGACATTCCGCGCTTTAATCGTTGCAATAACCCGCCCCGTCTCGCCGATAATCAGATTACCAACGACCTCAATATCGCCTTCTACCGCACCATCGATGCGAACATTCCCTTCGGCATTCAAGGTGCCAACAAACCGGGTATTGGCCCCAATGACCGTTTCTGTCCGCCCATTAACAATCGTCGGCGTTTGAGCAGGCTTGCGGTTTGTACCAAACATGCGTGCGATCCTCCTCCACATAACCGGCCACCTGTTTATATCAAAAGACACTGACGAGGCCGGGAGAAAACCCGATCGTTCGGGCAATCGTTGTTGACATTATAAACGATAGTCGATGATGGGGCAACGTTCAGGAAGTACCACGAGATGTTTCAACGTCTTCCCCCCTCACAGTGGTAAGAAGAGAAAAGAGAAACGAGTGCGGAAGCGGTAGCTTTTCTGTTACGCCGGTGGTCTAACACCAAGCCCTTCGTTGGTACACCGATTACGTCCGTCAGCATCTTGTAAGGGCACGTCCCTCCCTGCTGTGTCGCACATCGGAACGCCAACCGCTCACTTTCTTGGTGGGGGAGGTTCTACCCCTGCCCCCATTTGCTGAGGGATACGCCAACTGATGGGTTCACGTGGAAAGCAGCGCACGTCGCAGCAGCACCGACCCGCTTATCTTCGCCCCAATCCTCTTCCGCTCCCACCAGAAGAGCGGAAGGGGAAGTGAGTTGGAAGCGTTTTAAACGGCTGGATGACGTTTATTACTCGTGTCATTGTTCGTTCGCAGCGAGAAAGCCTTCATAACACGAAACGCTGCGCTGGTGGAGACACTTCAGGAACCCTCTCGAATCTCTCCTTCCCCACCACTTCATTACGGTGCGAGTCGTTCGCGCTGCCAACCATCATCACGACGAGTATAGCAGAGCCGATCATGCAAGCGCGAAGGCCGTCCCTGCCAGAACTCAATCCGCTCCGGAATCACGCGGTAACCACCCCAAAACGGCGGTCGTGGCGGGTCTTGGTCGGCAAAACGAGCAGCGATTTCGGCCACCCGTTGTTCCAGTTCTGCCCGATCAGCAATTGGCCTGCTTTGTGGCGACGCCCACGCTCCAATGCGACTGTCCCGTGGTCGAGTAGCATAGTAAGCATCGGCCTCTTCATCACTGACTTTTTCTGCATACCCTTCTACCCGCACCTGCCGTTCAAGTTCTGGCCAGTAAAAGACGAGGGCTACCGCAGGATTGACGGCCAATGCTTGTCCCTTCCGACTCTCGTAATTCGTAAAGAAGACAAAACCACGCTCATCTACCCCCTTTAACAAAACCATACGGGCCGAGGGGCGTCCATCAGGATCAATTGTCGCCAGAGTCATTGCATTCGGCTCAATTAAACCCGCTGCTAACGCTTCGTCGAACCAGCGCATAAACTGCACGATTGGATCCGGATCGGCCTCGGCTTCCGATAAACCGCGTTGTGTATACTCCTTACGTAAATCGGCCAGACTCATCACATCACTCCATTTGCATAAGAACGCTGACTGAACTACAATAGCGCTAATGATGAACAATAGCGCTGCCATTTATGTTGCTCACACCAACCACGCTATCGTTGCAGAGGCGCTGCACAGGCTGCTCATCGAGCAGGGGTTCATTGCTGTTGAGCGCGCACCGCACGAGATAAGCGGCATTATCATGATACCTGATAAACCCTACCGCCATTTCTTCATTGCGCCATCAGCACGGGGATGGGTACCAATTTGGGAAGATCCACGTTACTTCGCCGACCGCACGATAGCAAAAGAACTGGCCAGCCGCCTACAAACGCGCAGTGTCTGGATTGAGGTAGGCGGGAATGGTGTGAGTTGGGCGCGTGGTCTATATGAAGGAGCGATTGTTCTTGAAGAACGGTTTGAAGCAGTCGAAACTATCTTCTACGGTGAACGGGGAGTCGTTCATTTAACGTTTGATCCCGATACCCTACCCGACGAATGGATTGCTCACCTCGGTTTACCCGATCCCGATTTGCACTATGAAGCCATTCTAGCCGGTGCTCAACCATCGGCTGGGCCACCGTTGCACCTGGTCGTGCAGCGTCGCGCTGGTGTTCCTGCGCCGAACACCATACGTGGCTAATGCCCTGTACCGCTATGCCATACAACATTTTGATGATCGCCTCGACGAGTTTCTTTTCCGACTACGGTAATCATGTTCGTATTTTAGAAGAGATCCGTGCCCTGCAACGCCGTGGTCATCGTATTGTACTGGTAACGTACCATAATGGCGATGATATTCCGGGGATCACCATTTACCGTTCGTGGGACGTCCCCTGGGTGAAACGCGCCGTTGTTGGATCATCACGCCATAAGCTCTACCTCGATATTGGCCTGGGATGGCGCGCATTACGTACTGCCCTCCAGATACGACCCGATGTTATTCACGCCCACACTCACGAAGCGGCTGCTATTGGGCTTCCGCTACAACGCCTACTGCGTCGGCCATTGATCCTCGATTACCAGGGCAGTATGACCAGCGAGATGCTTGATCACGGCTTCATTCGGCGCAGCAATCCTCTTTTCGTCCCTCTTACTCGTCTGGAACGCATGCTGAACCGCACCGCCGATGCGGTGATGACGTCGACCCACAATGCAGCCAATCTTCTCCGTCGTGATGGTTCGGTGGCGGAAGATCGCCTCTTCACTATCGCCGACGGCGTCGATACCGAGCGGTTTCGCCCCTTCGATGGTTCACCCGAATGGACAGCCCAACGCGCTGAGTTGCGCGCTCAGCTCGGTATTCCGTCGGATCGGCGGATCGTGGTCTATATTGGCTTGCTGGCCCCTTATCAGGGCACCAATCTGCTGCTCGAAGTGGCCCGGCATCTGTGTCAGCGCTATCCTGACCTCCATTTCTTGATCATGGGTCACCCTGATCCACAAAGCTACCGTAATCTGGCTGCCAGTTTGGGAATTGCCGATCACGTTACGCTTCCCGGTCGGATTATGTACCGTGATCTCCACAGTTATCTGGCGCTCGGTGAGGTTGCCGTTGCCCCGAAGATGAGTTTAACTGAGGGTAACGGCAAAATCGGCAACTATATGGCAATGGGTTTGCCCACTGTTGCCTTCGATACACCGGTGAACCGAGAGATTCTGGGGCCGTATGGCTTCTACGCCAAACTCGGCAGTGTAGCCGATTTTGCAGCCCAACTGGAATTAGCCCTGACGAATCGCGAGCTGGCAACCGAGCGTGCGGCAGGTGCGCGGGCAAGAGCAGTAGCAGAACTTTCGTGGGAACGGGCGGCGATTGCTATCGAAGCAATCTATGCGGCGGTGATCGCCCGCCGTCAACAATCAGATGAAGAAGATGAAGAATAGCCAACGTAGTGATATCTGCCCTGATGTATTCTGTGTCGTTTCGCTGAAGTATGGAACACGATCCAGCCAGAGATCGTTGATGAGAACTGGCATTGTCCGATGTCAGCTCTCTAACAGGGATAACAGGGATGAGTTCGCTCCCTGATCGCTATGGCGTGCTGATAAAGTCCGAAATGGATCGAAACAACCCGTGAGTCGCAGAGATAGGAGAGAGGTCTGATACCCAGTTGGCACAGACAGGATCGGTATTAAAAGCCGATCCGCATCAGATCGTCGTGCATCCAAACGTAGGGACACAGCAGTGCTGTATCACCGGTAGGGACTCCTCCCCCAGCATGCCGTGCCCCTGCCGATGATACCGCCAGAGCATCGAACGCATGTGCATCCGGCAAGTCGTCTTCAATGATTTCTGCTGTAGCAGTTCCTGAAGCGCCAGGCTGATCGTGAATTGTGTTGCATCAATAGCTATCCCACCTCCCCCTTCCGCTCCCGCAGCGTGGGAGAGGAAGGGGGGCCGGGGGGAAGGTGAGGGCCGCCTCCCCCTTCCGCTCCCGCAGCGTGGGAGAGGAAGGGGGGCCGGGGGGAAGGTGAGGGCCGCCCTCACCCCCGGCCCCGCTCCCGCAGTGCGGGAGCGGGGTGATCTGAGTTGTAGCCTCGGTATCGTTGAACGACGCAGGCGAAGGATCTCCCCTGCTCCGCCCATCCTCCCCCTTCCGCTCCCGCAGCGTGGGAGCGGAAGGGGGCTGGGGGGAAGGTGAGGGCCGCCTCCCCCTTCCGCTCCCGCAGCGTGGGAGCGGAAGGGGGCTAGGGGGAAGGTGAGGGCCGCCTCCCCCTTCCGCTCCCTGCGTGAAAGAGGAAGGGGGGCCGGGGGGAAGGTGAGGGCCGCCCTCACCCCCGGCCCCGCTCCCGCAGTGCGGGAGCGGGGTGATCTGGGTTGTAGCCTCGGTATCGTTGAACGACGCAGGCGAAGGATCTCCCCTGCTCCGCCCATCCTCCCCCTTCCGCTCCCGCAGCGTGGGAGCGGAAGGGGGCTGGGGGGAAGGTGAGGGCCATCAGGCATGCTCCGCAGCACTGGCGCTGAAACCGTTGTAACCCGTTTCTATCGCATTGCGGATCGGATCAGCGATAAATCAAACGAATCGACTCAACGATAATCGTGCCCCCATCTCCTGCACTGACCGGGTCAAAGCGGATACCACCGATCCTTTCCATCTGTTCAGCTATGCCATCGAATGGGAGGCGGTAGGTGGTCATATCTGTACCTGGCACAAGTGTAAACGAGATTGATCGTTCCTCACGCGCCTGGCCATTGAGATCGAGAAAGAATATTTGCGCCTCACGCGCATTGGTCGTTGCCGCCAGCTTTACCTCTACCGCAACAATATCAGCCGATGAGAGAAGTAACGGCGGACTATTCAACTTGGGATCAATCCCCGGAATGATATGCCAGCCCGAAGGCGTTATACGCTCCGATTCTACCTGCTCAGCGCGCCAACCCCAAAGTCCGCGGCGAAAATCCCATCCTTCACCGCCCGCCAATACATTGGCACGTGGAATAAACCGGTAGACTGGTAGATCGGCTGGTAATGGTGCCATCCGCAACATCGACTGAATCGGTGCATAGCACGCAGATACCATTTCCGCAGTTAACCCAAAACGCTCGGCAGGTGTTGGTGGTTGACCAGGTGGCGCCGGTAGTGGTCGTTGTGCCTCATCGGCAATTAAGACGGCATAGCCAGCAGCGAGCACAGTTTCAATCCGCTGCTGAATACGAGCACAGGCTGCCGACCAATCGCCGCTACTGGCTATCATCGCTTGATTGAGACCATAGACATTGGCGTGCCCCCAGTAATAAGGCAGATACAGTTCGAGCACGCCATCAGGCACGATGATCAGATCGCCAGCTTGAGTTATTGCCGCCACCGACTCGGCAATTCGCCGTTGTAAATCACGATTAGGATCGCCCCGTTCGATGATAGTTGGCAAGTTAAGCACCAACATGACGATCACCAGCACGAGACCCGCTCGATAAATCCATTGAATCGTCAATACTGCACTGAACAAGAGTGCCAGTGGTGGCAGACTGGCAATCCAGAATTCGATGTTGTCAGGTTCCCACCAGAGAAAGAACAGACCGTACACTATCAACCAGCTCAGGACACCGATCAACAATGGACGAGGCAAGCGCGAAAACGCACTCCGGCCAGCCAGCAAGAGCACTATCCCACTTATGCCAATCACTGCCCCACCCCGCAGAGCAAGCGTTTCACTCCAACCCTTCAGCAGTCCGGTCAACTTATTTTGATCGATTGCTCCGCCCCAAAAACCGGTCCGGGCGTATCCGGTCAGCCATGTCCACACCTCAGACCAACTCCGCATTCCACTTACCCCAAAGGCAACCCAGAGATACGCACTACCGACCACCGCCACCAGCGGTAACAGGTAAGCAACTCCAAGCTGGTAACGAAGCTGTTGCGTCTTTGTGCTCAACCCAATCGTCAGTAAAGCAGGCACCGCAAACAAGACATTTGTTTGGTGGCCTAGAACGGCAAAGCCATGAACCAGACCTAACCATACCGATAACTGCCACGTCGGGGTCTGGACAATTCTGAACATCAGCCAGAGCGCAACGACGAGTGCCACCGCAGCAAGGGTGTACACTTCAACTTCAACGGCATAGTACCAGTAGGCATAGCTGAAACCCATGCCGGTGCTTGCTATCAATGCGGCGCCGGTTGACCGAGTGACTGCTCTGCAAACAACGAAAAGTATTGTCACCCCAATCGCACCGGCAATCGCATTGACAAACTGAAGCCATACAGCAACACTACCTTGCCAACCAATACCGGTTGCCAATACCCGAATCACTGCACCCAAGGGGCCATATAACAGGTGATGCGGATGAAACAACTCTGACCATGGCTTCCGGTCAACATCGAGAATGTACGAAAGAGCATCGAAGGTGTGCACATTGGTCAATGTTAAACCATAGAGGGTAGAAAAAACCAGCAAGAGAATGAATACCAACCAGCGTAAGCTAATCCGCGACAGAACGGCACCAAACGTTGTCATAACAGTAGTTGAGTGAGACATTCCACATTGCACACAAAATACCACACGGACAGCTTCCCTATATACCTACTCTAGCGTCCTTAAGCTGCCCGAACGGCGTAATCAGACCCTCGCGAACGATCAAAGTATCACAGTCACTTCTACCGGTATTCAAGAGAAATGCCAAGGCGAGTATAAAACCCTTGCTGCCGTTACTCTCTCTTGAATATTCCTTACCAAAAGGGTGTTTACTCTACCGCCTCATTCCTCTCCCTCAAGGGGAAAAGAAGATGGCAAGGGGGAAGGTCAGGGAGCTGCCATGCCGTAAGCCGACCACTCTAACGGTTGGACAACAATATAGACAGGATTCCACTCGTTCATAGCAAAACGAGACCGAAGACCCGCACTCCAAATCAAGAGACATTTCTCAGACACTCTTCTTGTTCCCTTGCCACATACCAGAAAGAAAAGTCGGCGATGGAGAGAGGTGAAACGACCTTCCCGCTACTCTACCGGTTGCACGACAATCTGATCACCGATCGTTGTTTGCGTCGCGGCAATCACCCCAACCGGCAATTCAAGCACATAACGAGCCTGGTGATGGCCGGCGTAGAGACGCCAGGGTGGCAGATTTGGATAAAGCGCCACAACCTTCCCATGCCGATCAACGAAGATCGCATCGATAGCGAAGCGCATAAAGAGCATATGAATACTACTGCATGGTTCAATGAGCAATCCGCCATCAACCGGCAATGACTCGCGCCCCAACAGACCACGACCACGGGCCACAAACGAACGCGCCACCTCGCACTTGCGGGCAAGGATGGCGCGTCGCGTCTGATTAACAACTTGAACCATACCGCTATTAGTTCCCCATACCACTATTCATAACACCAAGTGCCTGCATAATCCTCGGCACAGCCGGCCCCAGAATAACCACAAACAGGGCTGGGAAGATCAAGAACACCATCGGTATCAGCATCTTCACCGGCGCTTTCTGAGCTGCCTCTTCAGCCCGCTGGCGCCGGCGCACGCGCAACTGATCCGACTGAATACGCAGAATCTTCGACATCGACACACCCAATTGATCGGCTTGAATAACTGCCGATACGAAGGTTTGCACATCCTCAACGCCGGTACGAGTTACCAGATCGCGTAACGCTTCACGGCGGGTCCGTCCGAGACGAATATCCTGAAGTACGCGCTGAAACTCACGTGACAGCTCATTATCCCACTTTTGGGCGACCCGCTGGAGCGCCAGATCGAAAGCCAGACCTGCTTCAACACTGATACAGAGCAGATCAAGCGCATCAGGCAGCGCCTTGAGAATATTCTTCTTCCGTTCTTTGATCTTGCGGTCGAGCCAGATACCAGGCAGAATATAGCCGATCATTGCTGCGATCAAGGTTCCCATCAACGCCTGCATAAACGGCATGCGCCCGATAACCAGCAAGCCAACGACGACCAACAACGAAATCGCCAGCGCCATCCGCAGACCGATGAACATATTGGGTGTAATGTTACCGGGGTTTCCGGCCAACTGAAGGCTGATCCGCAAGCGTTCTTGATTCTGCTTCAGACCAAACCGCCCCAGCGTGGTTAGAATCGAGCGGAAGAGCGGCTTCAGCACCCGTTCACGGAACGGTTGCTGCAACTCCAACTCTTCGAGCGACAGCGAGACATCAGTGTATTGCTCCAGCCGTTCACTGATCGCCTTCGACTGGTTCATTTGCCTGACGGCAAAGATGATCAGTATCGAGCCTACCACCAAAATCAGGGCCACGATTGTTATATCAATCACAGACATCGCAGCACCTCACACTTCAATATCAATAATCTTCTGAATCGCAAAGTAACCGAGGGCAATCATAAAGAGGGATGTCACCGGCATACAACACCAGGCTTCAGGTGGGAAACCAAAGGTGAAGAGAGGCGCCATATAAGTAGGATTTACCACAGTAATGAACATCGCGAGGCCGATCGGCAAGCCGGTAATAATCCACGAAGAGATACGGCCCTGTGCAGTTAAGGTTGAAATTTCACCCTTAATACGTACTCGTTCGCGGATAGTATGACCAATAGTATCGAGAATCTGCGCCAGATTACCTCCTACTTCCATCTGAATGCTGACCGCAGTGATCAGAAGGTCAAGGTCATCAGAGGGCACCCGTCGCAAGAGATTTTGCAACGCTTCTTCAGTCGAGCGACCCAGCCCTACTTCCTGGACAACACGGCGAAATTCGGTCGCAGCCGGTTCTGGAGCTTCACGCGCAACCATATCGAGGGTTTGCAAGAAGCTGTAACCGCCGCGGAGCGCATTCGCCATCATGGTGATCACGTCACCTAATTGATTGTTAAACGCTTTCAACCGTTGCGCCGCCCGGACGTTCACATAGATGTTAGGTATAAATGAGAAAACAACCGCCCCAACGATTGCAGAGCCTATCTGAGCAGCGGGCGAAGCTCGACCGAGAATAAAGCCAAAGACTACCCCAAGCAGTGCAGCACCAAGCTTTAGTCCAATAAACTCGGCGACCGTCAGCTTCAAATCAGCACGCGCCAATTCTTGCTTGATCGAACTGCCCTGCTTACTCCGCGCCACAACCGAGTCAATGCGCTCAATAGCCTGACGGGTAATCGGCTCATTCGAGCGTTCTTGTACGCGACCACCACCGGTATATGTCTCGAGCCGCTGCGAAACATCAGCCGTTGCCGATTGACGCATCAACAACACGACTACGCCTATCAGCAGGAGCAAGAGCACGCCCAATCCAGCGAGCGTGACTGGCAACATATCCGGTGCGAGCAAGCGTTCCATAACTGTGATGCCTCCTTCTCACGCCGACAATCGTCAGGAGTATTAGAAGCTGAAACGTTCCGACGAACCAAAGATGGTCGGCGGTAGAAAGATATTAAGGGCCTCGAATTTCTCGAGAAAACGTGGGCGCACACCGGTTGGTCGCAACTGACCAACGATCTTCCCTTTTTCATCAATTCCGGTTTGCTCGAAGACGAAGATGTCTTGCAACACGACCACGTCGCCTTCCATGCCGGCGACTTCGGTGATCTGAGTAACCTTCCGTGAGCCATCTTTCAAACGCGACTGCTGCACGAACACATGGATCGCCGAAGCAATCTGCTCGCGAATCGCACGGGCCGGCAGATCCATACCCGCCATCAAACACATTGTTTCGATTCGGCTCACCGCATCGCGTGGCGTATTAGCATGAATGGTTGTCATTGAGCCATCGTGACCGGTATTCATCGCCTGCAACATGTCGAGCGTCTCACCACCACGACACTCACCGACAATAATACGTTCAGGGCGCATGCGCAGACAGTTAATGACCAGATCACGAATGGTCACTTCGCCCTTACCTTCTACATTCGGTGGCCGCGATTCGAGCGTTACGACGTGCTCCTGACGCAGTTGCAATTCGGCTGCATTCTCAACTGTGATAATCCGCTCATCTTCGGGAATGAATGACGAAAGCACATTGAGCAACGTCGTTTTCCCCGATCCAGTTCCACCGGCAACAACAATGTTCAAACGGGCCTGGACACAAGCAGCTAGAAAGTCGGCCATGTCTTGCGACATAGAACCGAATCGAACCAGATCCTGGACGGTCAGCTTGTCTTTGCGGAACTTGCGAATGGTGATCGTCGGCCCATTAAGCGCCAGCGGTCGAATAACAACGTTTACCCGCGAACCATCTTTCAAGCGAGCATCAACCATCGGCGATGATTCATCGACTCGACGCCCTAATGGTGCCACAATCCGGTCAATGATCCGCATGACGTGCTCATCATCGGTAAACGTAATATCAGTTTTGATCAACTTCCCCTTCTTTTCGACGTAGACTTGCTTCGGGCCGTTGACCATAATTTCACTAACCTCATCATCGGCCAAAAGTGGTTCAATTGGACCAAGACCGATGATGTCGGCAGCAATACTTTCAAAGAGTCGCTGGCGTTCACTGCGCGACAGAACAATACTTTCGCTATCAAGAATGGCGTTAAAGATCTCTTCGACCTGTTTACGCACTTTTGCCGGGTTACTCAAATCGATCTGTGGGTTTAGTTCATTAATCAAGCGATCCTGCACTCGCGAGCGAAGTTCGCGAAACGTCTCATCATTACCGGAAATTCCAACCGACGGCAGTCGACCGGTTGCCTCTGGCCGAATCGGCGCTCGCGACAGAGTCGGTTCGGCAGGCGTCGGAACGCCTCCGCCAATTCGCTTAAGCAATGACATTGCGTTAACCTCCCTTTGTAAAACAACCGTCGGTTATGGACGCGACCATTTAGCGGCGGGGGATCAAACCACCGAGCAGACCGCGCGATTTTGCCGCCTCTTTGCTCGCTGCCGCCTCTTTGCTCGACTTAGCCACCAACTCACGAGCCAGGTTCATAATGTCTTTTGACACCTGATGGTTAGGTTTCGCCAGTATCAGGGGTGTACCCTGATTAATAGCCAGCGTCATTTCCTGAGCAGCATCACCGATCTGCAACGCCAGCTTCCGCTGGAGATGCTTCTCGACATCTTCAGCGCGAATACCGGTACGGTTTGTGGCTTTATTCAGCACCAACATCACTTTATCTGCAGGATACCCGAGAAGATCGGCCACTTCGAGGAAGAGTTTAACATTCCGGATACAGTGCATTTCGAGGGTCATAAGGGTAATCACGCGCTGAGCCAGATCAAGTGCAGCTAGTGAGCGATCCTGAAATGATGCTGGTGTATCAACAATGACGTAGTGAAACTCCTGACGTAAAGCTTCGAGGATCGTGCGAATCTGATCGGCGGTAACCAGCTCACCGCGCTGGGGATCAGGCGGAGCCAGAAGAACACGGATTTGTGTCGGATGAGGCGCCATCACATCGTTCAAGAGATCGCGATCAAGCCCCTCGATGCGTGATGCCAGATCAAGAATCGTTTTATCCGGCCGCAGATTCAGGAGCACGCTCAGGTCACCAAAGAGAACATTCCCATCGACCAGCGCCACCTTCTTGTTTGTCTGTTGACGGATAGCCACCGCCAGGTTCGCCGCGATTGACGAAACACCAACGCCGCCTTTCGGGCTAAATACGGCAAAGATTTCTCCATCAACACCAGACGGTCCGCCCACTGTCTGACCGCTCATCCCCATAACCGGCACAACCGGACGGGTTGCTGCCAGACGAGCGACATGACGGATCGAGCGGTAGAGATCATCGGCACTGATCGGTTTAATGAGAAATTCACGCGCTCCTGCCAGCATCGCCCGCCGAATGTAATCGGTTTCACCCTGGACACTCATAATGATCACCTGAATGGTTGGATCTTGGGTCAGGATCGCTTCTGTAGCAGCGATCCCGTCCATATCAGGCATGTTGATGTCCATTAAAATGACTTGTGGGCGATGCTGACGGGCAAGCGCAATCGCTTCACGTCCGTTGCTGGCTTTGGCAACGACTTCAATATCCTTTTCAAAGAAGAGCAGTTTTTCGAGTTGATCGCGAGTATCGACGATGTCATCAACGATCATGACTCGAATCTTGTCACCTTCACTCATTGCAATAACTCCTCAGTTTGCCTCGTAAGTAACGGACGTGAGCACTACGAACACGGGATAGTATTTTGCAGACTGCACGGTATGATAGTATTGTACCTCATAGCTTCATTATATGGAATAGGCTAAGGCGTCGGCTGGAGAAATTCGTCCTCACTATATACCTGCGGCGGCAACGGGCGT comes from Chloroflexus sp. Y-396-1 and encodes:
- a CDS encoding type II secretion system F family protein is translated as MERLLAPDMLPVTLAGLGVLLLLLIGVVVLLMRQSATADVSQRLETYTGGGRVQERSNEPITRQAIERIDSVVARSKQGSSIKQELARADLKLTVAEFIGLKLGAALLGVVFGFILGRASPAAQIGSAIVGAVVFSFIPNIYVNVRAAQRLKAFNNQLGDVITMMANALRGGYSFLQTLDMVAREAPEPAATEFRRVVQEVGLGRSTEEALQNLLRRVPSDDLDLLITAVSIQMEVGGNLAQILDTIGHTIRERVRIKGEISTLTAQGRISSWIITGLPIGLAMFITVVNPTYMAPLFTFGFPPEAWCCMPVTSLFMIALGYFAIQKIIDIEV
- a CDS encoding CpaF family protein — its product is MSLLKRIGGGVPTPAEPTLSRAPIRPEATGRLPSVGISGNDETFRELRSRVQDRLINELNPQIDLSNPAKVRKQVEEIFNAILDSESIVLSRSERQRLFESIAADIIGLGPIEPLLADDEVSEIMVNGPKQVYVEKKGKLIKTDITFTDDEHVMRIIDRIVAPLGRRVDESSPMVDARLKDGSRVNVVIRPLALNGPTITIRKFRKDKLTVQDLVRFGSMSQDMADFLAACVQARLNIVVAGGTGSGKTTLLNVLSSFIPEDERIITVENAAELQLRQEHVVTLESRPPNVEGKGEVTIRDLVINCLRMRPERIIVGECRGGETLDMLQAMNTGHDGSMTTIHANTPRDAVSRIETMCLMAGMDLPARAIREQIASAIHVFVQQSRLKDGSRKVTQITEVAGMEGDVVVLQDIFVFEQTGIDEKGKIVGQLRPTGVRPRFLEKFEALNIFLPPTIFGSSERFSF
- a CDS encoding type II secretion system F family protein, which translates into the protein MSVIDITIVALILVVGSILIIFAVRQMNQSKAISERLEQYTDVSLSLEELELQQPFRERVLKPLFRSILTTLGRFGLKQNQERLRISLQLAGNPGNITPNMFIGLRMALAISLLVVVGLLVIGRMPFMQALMGTLIAAMIGYILPGIWLDRKIKERKKNILKALPDALDLLCISVEAGLAFDLALQRVAQKWDNELSREFQRVLQDIRLGRTRREALRDLVTRTGVEDVQTFVSAVIQADQLGVSMSKILRIQSDQLRVRRRQRAEEAAQKAPVKMLIPMVFLIFPALFVVILGPAVPRIMQALGVMNSGMGN
- a CDS encoding CpaE family protein; this encodes MSEGDKIRVMIVDDIVDTRDQLEKLLFFEKDIEVVAKASNGREAIALARQHRPQVILMDINMPDMDGIAATEAILTQDPTIQVIIMSVQGETDYIRRAMLAGAREFLIKPISADDLYRSIRHVARLAATRPVVPVMGMSGQTVGGPSGVDGEIFAVFSPKGGVGVSSIAANLAVAIRQQTNKKVALVDGNVLFGDLSVLLNLRPDKTILDLASRIEGLDRDLLNDVMAPHPTQIRVLLAPPDPQRGELVTADQIRTILEALRQEFHYVIVDTPASFQDRSLAALDLAQRVITLMTLEMHCIRNVKLFLEVADLLGYPADKVMLVLNKATNRTGIRAEDVEKHLQRKLALQIGDAAQEMTLAINQGTPLILAKPNHQVSKDIMNLARELVAKSSKEAAASKEAAKSRGLLGGLIPRR